The following are from one region of the Streptomyces decoyicus genome:
- a CDS encoding class I SAM-dependent methyltransferase, producing the protein MESITVEHISSLYAKYQDDLRVVRDAQRKFLKDRGKSMKAQLDDYEAEMTYLLLRDLRPEIVVEVGTFYGWSTMWILSALRDNGSGHLHSFDIVDNVVRNVPSELSADRWTFTKGDIQQHPEKVPAETDYLFIDADHGSRFAHWYIENLFPAVPPRTPTSVHDVFHGRRPKPFSEGSVIVKWLAEQNIEFFTPSTAKAPQVTEQLAAVKKELGLDEPVRNSDHNPMIFFTLP; encoded by the coding sequence ATGGAATCCATAACCGTCGAGCACATCAGCAGCCTGTACGCGAAGTACCAGGACGACTTGCGGGTGGTTCGTGACGCCCAGCGGAAGTTCCTCAAGGACCGGGGCAAGTCGATGAAGGCGCAGCTCGACGACTACGAGGCGGAGATGACATATCTGCTGCTTCGTGACCTGCGCCCCGAAATCGTGGTGGAGGTCGGTACGTTCTACGGCTGGTCCACGATGTGGATCCTGAGCGCGCTCCGTGACAACGGAAGCGGTCATCTGCACTCGTTCGACATCGTCGACAACGTGGTGCGCAATGTTCCGAGTGAACTCTCGGCGGACCGCTGGACGTTCACCAAGGGTGACATCCAGCAGCACCCGGAGAAGGTCCCCGCCGAGACGGACTACCTCTTCATCGACGCGGACCACGGCTCCCGGTTTGCCCACTGGTACATCGAGAACCTGTTCCCGGCCGTTCCCCCGCGCACGCCCACCAGCGTCCACGATGTCTTCCACGGCCGGCGTCCCAAGCCGTTCAGCGAAGGTTCGGTCATCGTGAAGTGGCTGGCCGAGCAGAACATCGAGTTCTTCACGCCGTCCACGGCGAAGGCCCCGCAGGTGACGGAGCAGCTGGCCGCGGTCAAGAAGGAATTGGGCCTCGACGAGCCGGTGCGCAACAGCGACCACAACCCGATGATCTTCTTCACGCTTCCGTAG
- a CDS encoding ATP-binding protein: MRGVPVRAAEARNFVHDLLHRTGSQVDDLALVDALLVTTELVTNAQRHGGGLTGFTAEIVEGCLELAVEDASERHPTTAPRDPDATGGYGWPLIQRLARTVDITMTLTGKTIRVTLPLCAAGPPLSP, translated from the coding sequence ATGCGGGGAGTACCTGTGAGAGCAGCCGAGGCACGCAATTTTGTGCACGACTTGCTGCACAGGACAGGCAGCCAGGTCGATGACCTGGCCCTCGTCGATGCCCTCCTGGTGACCACGGAGCTGGTCACCAACGCCCAGCGCCACGGGGGCGGGCTCACCGGGTTCACCGCGGAGATCGTCGAGGGGTGTCTGGAACTGGCGGTCGAGGACGCAAGCGAGCGCCACCCCACCACAGCCCCTCGGGACCCCGACGCCACGGGCGGCTACGGCTGGCCCCTGATACAGCGGCTCGCCCGCACCGTCGACATCACCATGACCCTGACCGGCAAAACCATCCGTGTGACGTTGCCCCTCTGCGCTGCCGGCCCGCCCCTCTCTCCGTGA
- a CDS encoding SigB/SigF/SigG family RNA polymerase sigma factor: protein MNAVFEGVSDTKPQQAAAGGPSPRAGESSTPLPHIEDAGSVAPHDAKALSPLFFERLGQLEEGTPDYQYARNTLIEMNLSLVRYVASRYRSYGDQMEDIVQVGTIGLIKAIDRFDRSRRTEFAAFAIPHILGEIKRFFRDTSWAVHVPRRLQELRVDLARAAEQLSALLDREPTVKELAEHLQLPEEEVIEGIVAGNGYTAVSLNVPCDSDAAQGGSGLSFADVLGGTDPATERVEDRCALASLLQLLSDRDRLIVQLRFGQEMTQAQIGAVLGVSQMHVSRLLARIIKQLRSGMLSQK from the coding sequence ATGAACGCGGTTTTCGAGGGCGTATCGGACACGAAACCACAGCAGGCTGCCGCAGGCGGGCCGTCACCGCGCGCCGGAGAATCTTCCACCCCGCTTCCTCACATCGAGGACGCCGGAAGCGTAGCTCCCCATGACGCCAAGGCTCTGTCGCCACTGTTCTTCGAACGACTCGGGCAACTCGAAGAAGGCACCCCCGACTATCAGTACGCCCGCAACACGCTCATCGAGATGAACCTGTCTTTGGTGCGCTATGTGGCCTCCCGGTACAGAAGCTACGGCGACCAAATGGAAGACATCGTCCAAGTCGGCACCATCGGCCTCATCAAGGCCATCGACCGGTTCGACCGGTCGCGCCGGACGGAGTTCGCGGCCTTTGCCATCCCCCACATCCTCGGGGAGATCAAGCGGTTCTTCCGCGATACCAGCTGGGCCGTTCACGTCCCGCGCCGACTACAGGAACTCCGTGTCGACCTGGCCCGGGCGGCGGAGCAGCTGTCCGCTCTCCTGGACCGGGAACCCACCGTCAAGGAGCTGGCCGAGCACCTTCAGCTTCCGGAAGAGGAGGTCATCGAAGGCATCGTGGCCGGCAACGGCTACACGGCCGTCTCCCTGAACGTGCCCTGCGACAGCGATGCGGCCCAGGGCGGCAGCGGACTGTCCTTCGCCGATGTGCTCGGCGGGACCGACCCCGCCACCGAGCGCGTCGAGGACCGGTGTGCCCTGGCCTCGCTCCTCCAGCTGCTCAGCGACCGCGACCGCCTCATCGTCCAGCTGCGCTTCGGCCAGGAGATGACCCAGGCGCAGATCGGTGCCGTACTCGGCGTGTCCCAGATGCACGTCTCGCGCCTGCTCGCCCGCATCATCAAGCAGCTCCGCAGCGGAATGCTCAGCCAGAAGTGA
- the gntA gene encoding guanitoxin biosynthesis heme-dependent pre-guanitoxin N-hydroxylase GntA yields MTKEYGPMTERGATSERDTMKERDTMKERGNVIRTELERFVQTREFSCLGARAALKRHAITHRHYRRMGDEASAEDNHRDLVDYVDTVRPLLSAQSFRTFVATFDEPGTVDERTYEELIWQHLQFMHDIDSRTYGLDTGASSDPGRPNFGFHTGGHAFFVVGMHPGSSRASRRFTTSAIAFNSLAQFMRLGENFYSMQGAIRRREAKNNGSVNPSFTEYEYEEPARHFSGRFTEEDWKCPYTSRHAPATEDFTEGLLQHKR; encoded by the coding sequence ATGACGAAGGAATACGGCCCGATGACTGAGCGCGGCGCGACGAGTGAACGCGACACCATGAAGGAACGCGACACCATGAAGGAACGCGGCAATGTCATACGCACCGAACTGGAACGATTCGTTCAGACCCGGGAGTTCAGCTGCCTGGGGGCCCGCGCCGCACTGAAACGGCACGCCATCACGCATCGGCACTATCGAAGAATGGGCGACGAGGCGTCGGCGGAGGACAACCACCGCGACCTCGTCGACTATGTCGACACCGTGCGTCCCCTGCTGTCCGCCCAGAGCTTCCGCACCTTCGTCGCGACGTTCGACGAGCCCGGAACGGTGGACGAACGCACCTACGAGGAGCTCATCTGGCAGCACCTGCAGTTCATGCATGACATCGACAGCCGGACATACGGCCTGGACACGGGCGCGTCCTCCGACCCCGGCCGGCCCAACTTCGGATTCCACACGGGCGGGCATGCCTTCTTCGTCGTGGGCATGCACCCCGGCTCCTCCCGGGCGAGCCGCCGCTTCACGACGTCGGCGATCGCCTTCAACTCGCTCGCACAGTTCATGCGCCTCGGTGAGAACTTCTACTCGATGCAGGGCGCGATTCGCAGACGTGAGGCCAAGAACAACGGCTCCGTCAATCCGAGTTTCACCGAGTACGAGTACGAGGAGCCCGCGCGGCACTTCTCGGGCCGGTTCACGGAAGAAGACTGGAAGTGCCCCTACACCTCACGGCACGCACCGGCTACCGAGGATTTCACCGAGGGACTCCTCCAGCACAAGCGGTGA
- a CDS encoding DMT family transporter, with protein sequence MTRDEKSLSVRPAVRDERRTAGGTVHPVVAAVAGSACISASAVFVKLSGANAGTAAFLRCALALLVLVPLAVRECRRVGVRPLRYRMMDIGAGVLLGVDMVFWAAAVLTVGASVATVLLNIQVVFFPLLARLVSGTRLSGRFVLMAPLMLAGVALASGAIGHPQPGSDPVAGVTFGTAAGVAYAGYLFLMRLGGGREHTVSPVCLSTAAAAVTAAVMGVLWTGIDLNLGRTAWGWLIILALVGQVLAWLLITTALPALAPNVGAALLLLQPVMAFGLGVAIGERPTPAQACGCAVVIAAVWYNSRTPRRPANGTSSGRAPRPMLR encoded by the coding sequence ATGACGAGGGATGAGAAGAGCCTGTCCGTACGACCCGCCGTACGTGACGAGCGGCGGACGGCCGGCGGTACGGTCCATCCGGTCGTGGCGGCCGTCGCAGGGTCCGCCTGCATCTCGGCCTCGGCCGTGTTCGTGAAGCTGTCGGGGGCGAACGCGGGGACGGCGGCGTTTCTGCGCTGTGCGCTGGCCCTGCTCGTGCTGGTGCCGCTCGCCGTGCGGGAGTGCCGCAGGGTCGGAGTCCGGCCGCTGCGCTACCGGATGATGGACATCGGGGCAGGGGTGCTCCTCGGCGTCGACATGGTGTTCTGGGCGGCCGCCGTCCTCACCGTCGGCGCCTCGGTCGCCACGGTGTTGCTGAACATCCAGGTCGTGTTCTTCCCACTGCTCGCACGGCTGGTGTCGGGCACCAGGCTGTCCGGGCGCTTTGTCCTGATGGCCCCGTTGATGCTGGCGGGTGTAGCGCTCGCGAGCGGCGCGATCGGGCATCCGCAGCCCGGCAGCGATCCGGTCGCCGGTGTGACGTTCGGGACGGCGGCGGGTGTGGCGTACGCGGGCTACCTGTTCCTGATGCGGCTGGGCGGCGGCCGGGAGCACACCGTCTCACCGGTGTGCCTATCGACCGCCGCGGCCGCCGTGACGGCTGCGGTGATGGGCGTCCTGTGGACGGGGATCGACCTCAACCTGGGCCGGACCGCCTGGGGTTGGCTGATCATCCTGGCTCTTGTCGGCCAAGTCCTGGCCTGGCTGCTGATCACCACCGCCCTGCCCGCGCTGGCCCCGAACGTCGGCGCCGCGCTGTTGTTGCTCCAGCCGGTCATGGCGTTCGGGCTGGGCGTCGCCATCGGCGAACGCCCCACACCGGCCCAGGCATGCGGCTGCGCTGTGGTGATCGCGGCCGTTTGGTACAACAGCCGGACTCCGCGAAGGCCGGCGAACGGCACGTCCTCAGGAAGGGCACCCCGCCCGATGCTCCGTTAA
- a CDS encoding CsbD family protein → MSASEKIKAIAEQTIGKVKKEAGRTAGNESATAEGSAKESKGDLRGAKEKAKDAFKD, encoded by the coding sequence ATGAGTGCCAGCGAAAAGATCAAGGCTATCGCCGAGCAGACCATCGGAAAGGTCAAGAAGGAAGCGGGACGCACTGCCGGAAACGAGAGCGCCACCGCCGAGGGCTCCGCGAAGGAATCCAAGGGCGATCTCCGCGGTGCGAAGGAAAAGGCCAAGGACGCCTTCAAGGACTGA
- a CDS encoding STAS domain-containing protein — MTHAVEDEAFVVRVSGSLDHDSAPLLKEACALARDSGAPRTVIDLSLTDFADSTVLHVLLATQRDHDRQERKLIVAGPLHDVIRRLFDVTGTADCFTLADNMPRALEA, encoded by the coding sequence GTGACTCATGCTGTCGAGGACGAGGCCTTCGTCGTCCGGGTCAGCGGGTCCCTCGATCACGACAGCGCCCCTCTTCTCAAAGAGGCGTGTGCGCTGGCGCGGGACTCCGGCGCTCCACGTACCGTCATCGACCTGTCCCTCACCGACTTCGCCGACTCCACCGTGCTGCACGTATTGCTCGCCACCCAGCGCGACCACGACCGGCAAGAGCGCAAGCTGATCGTGGCCGGCCCGCTGCACGACGTCATCCGCCGGCTCTTCGATGTCACCGGCACCGCCGACTGCTTCACGCTCGCCGACAACATGCCCCGCGCCCTCGAAGCCTGA
- a CDS encoding RNA polymerase sigma factor SigF has product MTTIVSETTTEQRYTHTDSVLPEVMQPQKVAPRDAKELSKQFFERLQALDEGTHEYQYARNTLIEMNMSMVRYVARRYRNRGDDMEDVIQVGTIGLIKAIDRFELSREVEFSTFAVPYILGEIKRFFRDTGWAVHVPRRLQELRSDLAKAKEHLAATLDRDPTVRELAAHLDLSEEEVIEGIVAANGYTAGSLDTPADPDPSEQRRTLVDVLGEDDPALQTVEDLHVLAPLLDTLDARERRLIELRFGQEMTQSQIGDELGVSQMHVSRLLTRTLSKLRAGMLTER; this is encoded by the coding sequence ATGACCACCATCGTGAGCGAGACCACGACCGAGCAGCGGTACACCCACACGGACTCCGTGCTGCCGGAGGTGATGCAGCCGCAGAAGGTGGCCCCGCGCGACGCGAAGGAGTTGTCGAAGCAGTTCTTCGAGCGGCTCCAGGCCCTCGACGAAGGCACGCACGAGTACCAGTACGCGCGCAACACCCTCATCGAGATGAACATGTCGATGGTGCGCTATGTCGCCCGCCGCTACCGCAACCGCGGCGATGACATGGAAGACGTCATCCAGGTGGGCACGATCGGTCTGATCAAGGCCATCGACCGGTTCGAGCTCTCACGTGAGGTGGAGTTCTCCACCTTCGCCGTGCCCTACATCCTCGGTGAGATCAAGCGGTTCTTCCGCGACACCGGCTGGGCCGTCCACGTTCCCCGCCGCCTCCAGGAGCTGCGCAGCGACCTGGCCAAGGCCAAGGAGCACCTCGCCGCCACCCTCGACCGCGACCCCACCGTCCGTGAGCTGGCCGCCCACCTCGACCTGTCGGAGGAAGAGGTCATCGAGGGCATCGTCGCTGCCAACGGCTACACCGCCGGCTCGCTCGACACCCCCGCCGACCCGGACCCGTCGGAGCAGCGCCGCACGCTCGTCGACGTCCTGGGGGAGGACGACCCGGCTCTGCAGACCGTCGAAGACCTGCATGTGCTGGCTCCGCTGCTCGACACGCTCGACGCCCGCGAACGGCGCCTCATCGAGCTGCGCTTCGGCCAGGAGATGACCCAGTCGCAAATCGGCGACGAGCTCGGTGTCTCCCAGATGCACGTCTCCCGGCTGCTCACCCGTACCTTGTCCAAGCTCCGTGCCGGGATGCTCACCGAACGGTGA
- a CDS encoding peptidase inhibitor family I36 protein, with translation MSAANTIRRAAALAATLVLLTAPVGFAAPKHGAAPCAIEHFCLYARGQQEGARASYTKGTRDTAQQNLPQGGWSAWNRTSEYWCLWTRPGYKGSKHRLNPGDKFGFQPPIRSLLPSSDFRC, from the coding sequence GTGTCTGCCGCGAACACGATCCGCAGGGCCGCCGCCCTGGCGGCCACCCTCGTTCTCCTCACCGCACCCGTCGGGTTCGCCGCGCCGAAGCATGGCGCCGCCCCCTGCGCCATCGAGCACTTCTGCCTGTACGCCCGAGGTCAGCAGGAGGGCGCCCGGGCCTCCTATACGAAGGGCACCCGCGACACGGCGCAGCAGAATCTCCCCCAGGGGGGATGGTCGGCGTGGAACCGCACCAGTGAGTACTGGTGTCTTTGGACCAGGCCCGGCTACAAGGGCAGCAAGCACCGGCTGAACCCTGGCGACAAGTTCGGCTTCCAGCCCCCGATCAGGTCTCTTCTACCGTCAAGCGACTTCCGCTGCTGA
- a CDS encoding ferritin-like domain-containing protein: protein MADFLTDVETLRERARREMDKGPVTEAYGADLARVLQVLNEALATEIVCTLRYKRHYYTASGIYSEPVAAEFLEHAAEEQQHADKLAQRIVQLGGAPDFNPDTLTSRAHAQYDASTDLLDMIKEDLVAERVAIASYTEIAKWLGDGDPTTRRVFEELLAKEEEHADDLRALLERIPQDRKTG, encoded by the coding sequence GTGGCTGACTTTCTTACCGACGTCGAAACCCTCCGCGAGCGTGCCCGCCGCGAGATGGACAAAGGACCGGTCACCGAGGCGTACGGCGCCGATCTGGCACGCGTCCTACAGGTGCTGAACGAGGCGCTGGCCACAGAAATCGTATGCACCCTGCGGTACAAGCGGCACTACTACACGGCATCCGGGATCTATTCGGAACCGGTCGCGGCCGAGTTCCTGGAGCACGCGGCGGAGGAGCAGCAGCACGCCGACAAACTGGCGCAGCGCATCGTTCAGCTCGGCGGGGCGCCCGACTTCAACCCGGACACGCTGACGTCACGAGCGCACGCCCAGTACGACGCCAGCACCGACCTCCTCGACATGATCAAGGAAGACCTGGTGGCCGAACGTGTCGCCATCGCCTCCTACACCGAAATCGCGAAGTGGCTGGGGGACGGCGACCCGACCACACGGCGCGTATTCGAGGAATTGCTGGCGAAGGAGGAAGAGCACGCAGACGACCTCCGAGCGCTGCTGGAGCGCATTCCGCAGGACAGGAAGACCGGTTGA
- a CDS encoding DUF6191 domain-containing protein codes for MAILVPVIGGFLLAAGRQIVLRSGRPAWLRRRLAGRTPAGGVGLGASITEELHTMWNGNKHIQLEQRRVDLTLQDNQHDGAPPRTGVDLDAGRAVIRRRG; via the coding sequence ATGGCCATATTGGTGCCCGTCATTGGCGGTTTCCTGCTGGCCGCGGGGCGACAGATAGTGCTCAGATCGGGGCGTCCGGCCTGGCTGCGCCGCCGTCTGGCCGGACGCACTCCAGCCGGAGGAGTGGGCCTGGGCGCCTCCATCACCGAGGAACTCCACACGATGTGGAACGGAAACAAGCACATACAGCTGGAACAGCGAAGGGTGGATCTGACCTTGCAGGACAACCAGCACGACGGAGCCCCGCCCCGGACCGGCGTCGACTTGGATGCGGGCAGAGCAGTGATCCGGCGGCGTGGTTGA
- a CDS encoding DUF6458 family protein, with the protein MGIGGCIGLIAVGAILTFAVDWQLSSVNLDVVGLIMMAVGVIGLAAYVSILKRRRVQPPAPGAPVVDVEETRTYR; encoded by the coding sequence ATGGGTATCGGCGGATGCATCGGGCTTATTGCGGTGGGCGCCATTTTGACGTTTGCGGTGGACTGGCAGCTGTCCAGCGTCAATCTCGACGTGGTCGGGCTCATCATGATGGCCGTCGGAGTGATCGGCCTGGCGGCCTATGTGAGCATCCTCAAGCGCCGCCGTGTCCAGCCGCCGGCTCCCGGGGCTCCGGTGGTCGACGTCGAGGAGACGCGTACCTACCGGTGA
- a CDS encoding ATP-binding protein, producing MGTQQVPVNNAADARALVHELLDAHRPRIDERSVIDAVLVTSELVTNAQRHGGGLSGFSARIAAGLLEVTVADHSPRQPATAAGREKFAVGGYGWPMVQQLTACVVIVPTVDGKAITVTVPLAFDRVAA from the coding sequence ATGGGCACGCAGCAGGTCCCGGTGAACAATGCAGCGGACGCGCGGGCCCTTGTCCATGAGCTGCTGGACGCGCACCGTCCGCGGATCGATGAACGCTCCGTCATCGACGCCGTGCTGGTCACCTCGGAATTGGTCACCAATGCTCAGCGTCACGGAGGCGGACTTTCCGGATTCTCCGCCAGGATCGCGGCCGGCCTCCTGGAAGTGACCGTCGCCGATCACAGCCCCCGGCAGCCCGCCACGGCCGCCGGACGGGAAAAATTCGCGGTCGGTGGATATGGATGGCCGATGGTCCAGCAACTCACCGCCTGCGTGGTCATCGTCCCCACGGTGGACGGTAAGGCCATTACCGTTACCGTCCCTCTCGCATTCGACCGCGTGGCCGCCTGA
- a CDS encoding flavin reductase family protein: MRCTIRCTIRFSSRLYPGLFLPRAKEREQGEPFQCIGHPDSALLPRGLFPKRRAAAGSPHVDFCYRAAAGADRPAPGGRWEQRHLVEQFATGPPQQRFEGVPHTFHLGQPLIVSAPVRLVCTVEAAREAWDHALLTGRVAWCSHHPESAGLLLHGRGRHPVPHHAAG, from the coding sequence GTGCGATGCACCATTCGATGCACCATTCGATTCAGCAGCAGGCTTTATCCCGGCCTGTTCCTTCCGAGGGCAAAGGAAAGGGAACAAGGGGAGCCCTTTCAGTGCATCGGCCATCCCGACAGTGCTCTGTTGCCCCGGGGTCTCTTTCCAAAACGGAGAGCGGCGGCGGGGAGTCCGCACGTCGATTTCTGTTATCGGGCAGCGGCAGGGGCGGACCGGCCGGCTCCCGGTGGGCGCTGGGAACAGCGTCACCTCGTCGAGCAGTTCGCCACCGGCCCTCCCCAGCAGCGGTTCGAAGGTGTCCCGCACACCTTTCATCTGGGCCAGCCGCTGATCGTCTCGGCGCCGGTGCGGCTCGTCTGCACCGTCGAGGCGGCCCGGGAGGCGTGGGATCACGCCCTGCTGACCGGCCGGGTGGCCTGGTGCAGCCACCACCCCGAATCGGCCGGGCTGCTGCTGCACGGACGCGGCAGACACCCCGTACCGCACCACGCCGCCGGCTGA
- a CDS encoding glycoside hydrolase family 15 protein, with the protein MNDAPEHRGEGIQGRAAPPRDSRRTPDGEAGEGYFPIAEHGLIGDLRTAALVGTDGRINWFCAPRFDSPSIFGSLLDARNGGHWHLSAVGDVAKRQQYYFPDTNILMTRMLTENGIVEIQDFMPIRAEGDRHHRQRLVRRVVSVRGGARLRTVIAPRMNYGRDPHKVESQPHGVRFTSDARELSLQASVTLRADGQDAVGEFDLTEGQSVLFVLESTTPSCAEPAVDLVDAKAAEELFRSTVRFWREWLSQSTYTGRWREMVHRSALTLKLLTHEPTGAIVAAPTMGLPEQLGGERNWDYRYVWIRDAAFSLHALLRLGFTREAQAFMGWLTDCLPGAHDGDRGPLRVLYSIDGHDELPEQILDHWEGYRGSAPVRVGNGAADQLQLDLYGELFDSIYLFDKHGAGISHESWMDLCAILDWLLEHWDSPDAGIWETRAGQQRHTYSRVMCWVAVDRMIRIARQRGLPGDLGRWMAERDRIYHQIMDQGWSAQDQTFVQRLSGDPEQPPESILDASLLVLPMVKFLSPEDPRFRSTVKAIGENLVTDSLVFRYDPKVSPDGLDGTEGTFSICSFWWVEALARAGQVDEARVALEKMFTYANHVGLYAEQIGMTGEHLGNFPQAFTHLALISAATSLDGFMG; encoded by the coding sequence GTGAATGACGCACCGGAGCACAGGGGCGAGGGAATTCAGGGCCGCGCCGCGCCGCCCCGGGATTCCCGTCGCACGCCGGACGGCGAGGCGGGTGAGGGCTATTTCCCCATTGCCGAACACGGGCTGATCGGTGATCTGCGGACCGCAGCACTGGTCGGGACCGATGGCCGGATCAACTGGTTCTGCGCCCCGCGTTTCGACTCACCCAGTATTTTCGGATCGCTGCTCGATGCGCGGAACGGCGGACACTGGCACCTCAGCGCCGTCGGGGACGTGGCCAAGCGGCAGCAGTACTACTTTCCCGACACCAACATCCTCATGACGCGGATGCTGACCGAGAACGGCATCGTCGAGATACAGGACTTCATGCCGATACGGGCGGAGGGAGACCGTCATCACCGGCAACGTCTGGTCCGGCGGGTCGTCAGCGTACGGGGCGGCGCGCGTCTCCGAACGGTCATCGCCCCGCGGATGAACTACGGCCGGGACCCGCACAAAGTGGAATCCCAGCCGCACGGCGTGCGGTTCACCAGCGATGCACGGGAACTCTCGCTCCAGGCGAGCGTGACCCTGCGGGCCGATGGCCAGGACGCCGTCGGTGAATTCGACCTGACAGAGGGCCAGTCGGTGCTCTTCGTGCTGGAGTCCACCACACCGTCCTGTGCCGAGCCGGCCGTCGACCTGGTCGATGCGAAGGCCGCCGAAGAGCTTTTCCGGTCCACCGTCCGGTTTTGGCGCGAGTGGCTGAGCCAGTCCACCTACACCGGCCGCTGGCGCGAAATGGTGCACCGCTCGGCGCTGACGCTCAAACTCCTGACCCATGAGCCCACGGGCGCCATCGTCGCCGCACCGACCATGGGACTTCCCGAACAACTCGGCGGTGAACGGAACTGGGACTACCGCTACGTCTGGATCCGCGACGCGGCCTTTTCCCTCCACGCACTGCTGCGCCTGGGCTTCACCCGCGAGGCGCAGGCCTTCATGGGCTGGCTGACCGACTGTCTTCCCGGTGCACACGACGGTGACCGCGGCCCGCTGCGGGTGCTGTACTCCATCGACGGCCATGACGAGCTGCCCGAGCAGATCCTCGACCACTGGGAGGGCTACCGGGGTTCTGCCCCGGTCCGTGTGGGGAATGGCGCCGCCGACCAGCTCCAGCTGGACCTCTACGGCGAACTCTTCGACTCCATCTACCTGTTCGACAAGCACGGTGCCGGCATTTCGCACGAGAGCTGGATGGACCTGTGCGCCATTCTCGACTGGCTCCTGGAGCACTGGGACAGCCCTGACGCGGGCATCTGGGAGACCCGTGCCGGTCAGCAGCGCCACACCTATTCGCGGGTGATGTGCTGGGTGGCGGTGGACCGCATGATCAGAATCGCCCGCCAACGCGGCCTGCCGGGTGATCTGGGGCGCTGGATGGCGGAACGCGACAGGATCTATCACCAGATCATGGACCAAGGCTGGAGCGCGCAGGACCAGACCTTTGTCCAACGCCTCAGCGGCGACCCGGAGCAGCCCCCGGAGAGCATTCTGGATGCCTCCCTCCTGGTGCTGCCGATGGTCAAGTTCTTGTCGCCGGAGGATCCGAGATTCCGCTCCACCGTGAAGGCGATCGGCGAGAATCTCGTCACGGACAGCCTGGTATTCCGCTACGACCCGAAAGTGTCCCCCGACGGTCTGGACGGCACCGAGGGTACCTTTTCGATCTGCTCGTTCTGGTGGGTCGAGGCGCTTGCCCGGGCCGGCCAGGTCGATGAGGCCAGGGTGGCACTGGAGAAGATGTTCACCTACGCCAACCACGTCGGTCTGTATGCGGAGCAGATAGGGATGACGGGCGAACATCTGGGCAATTTCCCGCAGGCTTTCACCCATCTCGCACTGATCAGCGCGGCCACGAGCCTGGACGGTTTCATGGGCTGA
- a CDS encoding DUF5133 domain-containing protein codes for MLMAHPAVLLELIEEYEVLELLHARQGRDEVRRRMDDVAYTLCVSTGTRDVDAALLAARQQLPRTSVKHDSLLAG; via the coding sequence ATGCTGATGGCCCACCCTGCGGTGCTGCTGGAACTCATCGAAGAGTATGAGGTGCTGGAGTTGCTGCACGCTCGGCAGGGCAGGGACGAGGTGCGGCGGAGGATGGACGACGTCGCCTACACGCTGTGCGTGTCCACCGGAACCCGCGATGTCGACGCGGCCCTCCTTGCCGCCCGTCAGCAACTGCCCCGCACCAGTGTGAAACACGATTCCCTCCTCGCGGGCTGA
- a CDS encoding DNA alkylation repair protein has product MAETALAQVMAELAELEAPKTREVNEKHGDDHGVNLSKLRALAKRLKTQQELAWQLWKTDDTTARLLALLICRPKAFERDELDVMLREARTPKVHDWLVNYAVKKNPHSEELRLAWSADPDPVVASAGWALTTERVAKKPEGLDLEGLLDVIEAEMKDAPDRLQWAMNHCLAQIGIEHAEYRTRAIEIGERLEVLKDYPTSPGCTSPFAPIWIDEMVRRKGAK; this is encoded by the coding sequence GTGGCCGAGACGGCGTTGGCCCAGGTCATGGCCGAGCTGGCCGAGCTCGAGGCCCCGAAGACACGCGAGGTGAACGAGAAACACGGTGACGATCACGGTGTGAACCTCAGCAAGCTGCGCGCGCTCGCGAAGCGGCTGAAGACGCAGCAGGAACTCGCGTGGCAGCTCTGGAAGACGGATGACACCACGGCAAGACTGCTGGCACTCCTGATCTGCCGCCCGAAGGCATTCGAGCGTGACGAGCTGGACGTCATGTTGCGCGAGGCGCGCACACCCAAGGTGCACGACTGGCTCGTGAACTACGCGGTGAAGAAGAACCCGCACTCCGAAGAGCTGCGCCTGGCCTGGTCCGCCGATCCGGATCCAGTGGTCGCGAGCGCCGGCTGGGCACTGACCACCGAACGCGTGGCGAAGAAGCCCGAGGGCCTCGACCTCGAAGGGCTGCTCGACGTCATCGAGGCGGAGATGAAAGACGCCCCGGATCGCCTGCAGTGGGCGATGAACCACTGCCTGGCCCAGATCGGGATCGAGCACGCCGAGTACCGCACCCGTGCAATCGAGATCGGCGAGCGCCTGGAGGTGCTCAAGGACTACCCGACTTCCCCCGGCTGTACGTCTCCGTTCGCGCCCATCTGGATCGACGAGATGGTGCGCCGAAAGGGCGCTAAGTAG